A DNA window from Microcystis aeruginosa NIES-843 contains the following coding sequences:
- a CDS encoding methyltransferase regulatory domain-containing protein: protein MSWTEGYVLEVNYTSGFYGELSPLKLGLATLIKSIQPPDSSQEFTYCELACGQGFTTNILAATYPHAQFYANDFNPSHIATARDLAAKAGMKNILFFDDSFEEFLERDLPQFDFISLHGIYSWISAKNRQAIVNFMLRNLKVGGLVYISYNALPGWSAAMPMQALMLRHGQHSSEPILTRIEQALNFTGELLEANASYFAQNPILKNRYERLKEQNRYYLAHEYFNQEWNSFYFDEVAKELEDAKLKYVGSAHINDHIDAVNLSPAAQEKLAKISDPIYREVVRDFFLNNQFRRDIFIRGSLSLTNQEQLKQLQETRFALLVNPANIKFEQQFPMGEVKLQEAIYQPICQVLAESPQTLLQLQNHPKTSNINLNGLYQALMILTGIGYIHPAVDEQTCQQRKPSTDAFNNAVKAKAVYSEELSFLASPLIGTGVVVNRLEQLFLLAKSSNQDAVQFVWQILASQGKKVVKDGKTLETEEENITHLKTVYEQFSKERLLTLQKLGI from the coding sequence ATGAGTTGGACAGAAGGATATGTATTGGAAGTTAACTACACTAGCGGTTTTTACGGCGAGTTAAGTCCCCTAAAATTAGGTTTAGCCACTCTGATTAAATCGATTCAACCCCCCGATTCCAGCCAAGAATTTACCTATTGTGAACTGGCCTGTGGTCAGGGTTTTACCACGAATATTCTAGCGGCTACCTATCCCCACGCCCAATTTTATGCCAATGATTTCAATCCTAGCCATATCGCCACGGCTAGAGATTTAGCGGCCAAGGCGGGAATGAAGAATATTCTTTTCTTTGATGATAGTTTTGAGGAATTTTTAGAGCGAGATTTACCTCAATTTGACTTCATCAGCCTGCACGGAATTTATAGCTGGATTAGTGCCAAAAATCGCCAAGCAATAGTTAATTTTATGCTCCGCAATCTCAAGGTAGGGGGATTAGTTTATATCTCCTATAATGCCCTTCCGGGTTGGTCAGCAGCGATGCCGATGCAAGCTTTAATGTTACGTCATGGTCAACACAGTTCCGAACCAATTTTAACCCGCATTGAACAGGCACTTAATTTTACAGGAGAATTATTAGAAGCTAATGCTAGTTATTTTGCCCAAAATCCAATTTTAAAAAATCGTTACGAGCGCCTGAAGGAACAAAATCGTTATTATTTAGCTCACGAGTATTTTAATCAGGAATGGAATTCTTTTTACTTCGATGAAGTAGCGAAAGAATTAGAGGATGCGAAACTTAAATATGTGGGTTCTGCCCATATTAATGACCATATTGATGCGGTCAATCTCTCCCCAGCAGCTCAAGAGAAATTAGCCAAAATCAGCGACCCAATCTATCGGGAAGTGGTGCGAGATTTCTTTCTTAACAATCAATTTCGCCGTGATATTTTTATTCGAGGCTCCTTAAGTTTAACCAACCAAGAACAGCTTAAACAACTACAAGAAACCCGGTTTGCTCTGCTGGTTAATCCCGCAAATATCAAGTTCGAGCAGCAGTTTCCCATGGGAGAAGTTAAGTTACAGGAGGCAATTTATCAGCCAATTTGTCAGGTTTTGGCGGAATCTCCCCAAACTTTACTGCAACTGCAAAATCACCCCAAAACCTCAAATATTAACTTAAATGGTCTTTACCAAGCTCTTATGATTTTAACTGGTATTGGCTATATTCATCCTGCTGTCGATGAGCAAACTTGCCAACAACGGAAACCATCTACTGATGCTTTTAATAATGCAGTGAAAGCGAAAGCAGTCTATAGTGAGGAATTAAGCTTTTTAGCTTCTCCTTTGATTGGTACTGGAGTAGTGGTCAATCGTTTAGAACAATTATTCCTCTTGGCTAAATCCTCTAACCAAGATGCAGTACAATTTGTTTGGCAAATTTTGGCAAGTCAAGGCAAAAAAGTGGTTAAAGATGGGAAAACTTTGGAAACAGAGGAGGAAAATATTACTCATCTGAAAACAGTGTACGAGCAGTTTAGTAAAGAACGTTTACTAACATTGCAAAAACTAGGTATTTAG
- a CDS encoding Rpn family recombination-promoting nuclease/putative transposase: MKTDSLFYQIFLRFPDSFFDLIGQPQPGAANYQFTSQEVKQLSFRLDGLFIPLREDSQQPLYLVEVQFQADDTLYYRLFAELFLFLKQYRPPHPWQIVVIYPHRGVEREQSLHFGEILNLSSVRRIYLDELPQVSHPSLGIGVIKLVVESETAAVRTAQTLIERTREEITDQSSQRQLIDLIESIIIYKFPQKSREEIEAMFGLSDLKQTRVYQEALAEGEERGLERGLERGLERGLERGLQEGERLVVENLLRVRFGELDPPLQAIISRILQLSPEEFTPLLLHCSKQELLKRFPPEKSRGN, encoded by the coding sequence GTGAAAACTGACAGTCTCTTTTACCAAATCTTCCTGCGCTTTCCCGACAGTTTCTTTGACCTAATCGGACAACCGCAACCGGGAGCAGCAAACTATCAATTCACCTCCCAAGAGGTGAAACAACTCTCTTTCCGTCTCGATGGCTTATTTATACCACTCAGAGAAGATAGTCAGCAACCCCTCTACCTAGTGGAAGTGCAGTTCCAAGCGGACGACACCCTCTACTATCGACTTTTTGCGGAATTGTTCCTGTTTCTAAAACAATATCGACCACCTCACCCCTGGCAAATTGTCGTCATTTATCCCCATCGTGGGGTGGAACGGGAACAATCCCTACATTTTGGCGAAATCCTCAATTTATCAAGCGTTAGACGCATTTATCTCGATGAATTGCCCCAGGTGTCTCATCCCTCCTTAGGAATCGGTGTGATTAAATTAGTAGTAGAGTCGGAAACGGCAGCGGTGAGGACTGCTCAAACCCTAATCGAGCGGACCAGAGAAGAAATCACCGACCAGTCCAGTCAACGGCAGTTAATTGACCTAATCGAAAGTATCATCATTTACAAATTCCCCCAGAAAAGTCGCGAGGAAATTGAAGCTATGTTTGGACTAAGTGATTTAAAACAAACGAGAGTCTATCAAGAGGCACTGGCCGAAGGAGAAGAACGGGGTCTAGAACGGGGTCTAGAACGGGGTTTAGAACGGGGTCTAGAACGGGGTCTGCAAGAGGGGGAACGTCTGGTGGTGGAAAACCTGCTCCGAGTCCGTTTTGGTGAGTTAGACCCACCACTGCAAGCTATTATCAGCCGGATTTTACAATTGTCCCCGGAAGAATTTACTCCTTTACTCCTCCATTGTTCCAAGCAGGAACTCTTAAAGCGATTTCCCCCAGAAAAGTCGCGAGGAAATTGA